A single genomic interval of Zingiber officinale cultivar Zhangliang chromosome 4A, Zo_v1.1, whole genome shotgun sequence harbors:
- the LOC121969120 gene encoding uncharacterized protein LOC121969120, which yields MVQKFICQYIIYRFGIPRRLISDNGRQFAERKLKEWCEEYDIQGNWVDELPGVLWAIRTTPKEGTGVTPFHLVYDGEAVVPVEVGVESNRIQHYNEDNAEWRLLELDFMDETRDKVAVWLMAYRQRMRQNYNRQVISRSFQVGDLVWKKVKLVGDITKLEASWPGPFKVVEKLRSGATT from the exons atggtccaaAAATTTATCTGCCAGTATATCATCtatcggttcggcattccgcgtcGACTCATCTCAGACAATGGTAGACAGTTCGCCGAACGGAAACTCAAAGAGTGGTGCGAGGAGTATGACATCCA AGGGaactgggtggacgagctccccGGCGTGTTATGGGcaatccgcacgacccctaaggaagGCACGGGGGTAACCCCATTCCACCTGGTGTACGACGGTgaagcggtcgtcccagtcgaggtcGGAGTCGAATCCAATCGAATACAACACTACAACGAAGACAACGCCGAGTGGAGGCTTCTGGAGCTGGACTTTATGGATGAGACGCGCGACAAAGTAGCCGTTTGGCTGATGGCTTATAGGCAGaggatgaggcaaaactacaaTCGACAAGTGATCTCAAGGTCGTTCCAGGTTGGCGAcctcgtatggaagaaggtgaagctggTCGGCGACATCACTAAACTAGAAGCTTCGTGGCCCGGACCATTCAAAGTCGTGGAGAAGCTCCGCTCTGGCGCTACTACctag